One Methylobacterium sp. AMS5 genomic region harbors:
- a CDS encoding flagellar hook protein FlgE produces MSLIGVLRTGVSGMNAQSNRISTVAENIQNASTTGYKRTSAEFSSLLLDSGDVGNYNSGAVETTLRRSVSEGGPIASTNSDKDLAIQGNGFFVVSDAAGAPFMTRAGNFVVDGKTGNLVNAGGFTLMGYSLANGTPNPVLNGVADLKPVNVSVMGQEARPSTAATVSGNLSFETPVYDPTATGAIGYSKKNSLKVYDNVGRPVTLDVQMTKTAANTWSVAFFDPAAPTVSLGTTSVTFDGNGKVNGGGSALVDVPNGRRITVDLGGLTQLSGEHNLSGTANGSSPTSVSGTAFGEDGTVYAVYTDGTRKAAFKVPLADVASPDNLAPRAGNVFTTSAESGDIQVGFAGQGGRGILKAGALEQSNVDVSTELTTMIEAQTVYTANSKVFMTGNELLETLMNLKR; encoded by the coding sequence ATGAGTCTCATCGGCGTGCTCCGCACCGGCGTCTCCGGAATGAACGCTCAGTCCAACCGCATCTCGACGGTGGCCGAGAACATTCAGAACGCCAGTACCACCGGCTACAAGCGCACTTCGGCCGAATTCTCGTCGCTGCTGCTCGATTCGGGTGATGTCGGAAACTACAACTCGGGCGCGGTCGAGACCACGTTGCGCCGCTCGGTGAGCGAGGGCGGACCCATCGCCTCGACCAATTCCGACAAGGATCTCGCGATCCAGGGCAACGGCTTCTTCGTGGTGAGCGATGCCGCCGGCGCGCCCTTCATGACGCGGGCCGGCAACTTCGTGGTCGACGGCAAGACCGGCAACCTCGTCAATGCCGGCGGCTTCACCCTGATGGGCTATAGCCTCGCCAACGGCACTCCGAACCCGGTCCTCAACGGCGTGGCCGACCTCAAGCCGGTCAATGTCAGCGTGATGGGGCAGGAGGCGCGTCCCTCCACCGCCGCCACGGTCAGCGGCAACCTCTCCTTCGAGACGCCGGTCTACGATCCGACGGCGACGGGTGCCATCGGCTACTCGAAGAAGAACTCGCTCAAGGTCTACGACAATGTCGGCCGGCCGGTGACGCTCGACGTCCAGATGACCAAGACCGCCGCCAATACGTGGTCGGTCGCGTTCTTCGACCCTGCGGCGCCGACCGTGTCCCTCGGCACGACCAGCGTGACCTTCGACGGCAACGGCAAGGTCAATGGCGGCGGCTCGGCCCTCGTGGACGTGCCGAACGGTCGCCGCATCACCGTCGATCTGGGCGGCCTGACGCAGCTCTCCGGCGAACACAACCTCTCCGGCACCGCCAACGGCTCCTCGCCCACCTCCGTGAGCGGAACCGCGTTCGGCGAGGACGGCACGGTCTACGCGGTCTATACCGACGGCACCCGCAAGGCCGCGTTCAAGGTGCCGCTGGCGGATGTGGCGAGCCCCGACAACCTCGCGCCGCGGGCGGGCAACGTCTTCACGACGAGCGCCGAATCCGGGGACATCCAGGTCGGCTTCGCCGGCCAGGGCGGGCGCGGCATCCTGAAGGCGGGCGCACTCGAACAGTCCAACGTCGATGTCAGCACCGAATTGACGACGATGATCGAGGCGCAGACGGTCTACACCGCCAACTCCAAGGTGTTCATGACCGGCAACGAGCTGCTCGAAACCCTGATGAACCTGAAGCGCTGA
- the flgF gene encoding flagellar basal-body rod protein FlgF produces MQSSLYVALSSQIALEKRLTTTANNVANMATVGFRAEEVSFSELLARSNRGDVAFVGPGKNIISRAAGPTTKTDSALDVAVQGDAWLGVKGPKGDTLYTRDGRLTMDANGQLRTVGGMPVVDPGGGPLLLDPQAGPPVIGRDGSIHQGVNQIGALGVFSIDPKATLTRSGENAVAASLPGRPVQDFTRIGLVQGYVEGANVNPIMEMTRLIAIQRAFESAATMTSEADTTLTGAVKTLGPQG; encoded by the coding sequence ATGCAGAGCAGCCTCTACGTCGCCCTATCGAGCCAGATCGCCCTCGAAAAGCGCCTGACCACGACCGCCAACAACGTCGCCAACATGGCGACGGTGGGCTTCCGGGCGGAGGAAGTCAGCTTCTCGGAACTGCTCGCCCGCTCGAACCGCGGCGACGTCGCCTTCGTGGGCCCTGGCAAGAACATCATCTCGCGCGCCGCCGGCCCGACGACGAAGACCGATTCCGCCCTCGATGTCGCCGTCCAGGGCGATGCCTGGCTCGGCGTGAAGGGGCCGAAGGGCGACACGCTCTATACCCGCGACGGGCGCCTGACGATGGACGCCAACGGGCAGTTGCGGACGGTGGGCGGGATGCCGGTGGTCGATCCCGGCGGCGGCCCGCTCTTGCTCGATCCCCAGGCCGGTCCACCGGTCATCGGCCGGGACGGCAGCATCCACCAAGGCGTGAACCAGATCGGCGCGCTCGGCGTGTTCAGCATCGACCCGAAGGCGACACTGACGCGCTCGGGCGAGAATGCCGTCGCCGCGAGCCTGCCCGGCCGGCCGGTGCAGGACTTCACCCGCATCGGCCTCGTGCAAGGCTACGTCGAGGGCGCCAACGTCAACCCGATCATGGAGATGACCCGGCTCATCGCGATCCAGCGCGCTTTCGAGAGCGCGGCGACGATGACCTCGGAGGCCGACACCACCCTCACCGGCGCCGTCAAGACGCTGGGACCGCAGGGCTGA
- the flbT gene encoding flagellar biosynthesis repressor FlbT, whose product MTRETGRAAARTMHLSLKAGERVYINGAVVRVDRKVALELMNDATFLLEGHVLQAEEATTPLRQLYFAAQTMLITPAQAGPARSLYALIEEGILAVTTEPAIREGLAAAQALVEAGRAFEALKLIRGLYATEATLLGPLAPLPEVPPAALVPSARSGQRRRPRPRPALSSDKA is encoded by the coding sequence ATGACGCGCGAGACCGGCCGGGCCGCTGCCCGCACCATGCACCTGAGCCTGAAAGCGGGCGAGCGCGTCTACATCAACGGCGCGGTGGTGCGCGTCGACCGCAAGGTCGCGCTCGAACTGATGAACGACGCGACCTTCCTGCTGGAGGGCCACGTCCTCCAGGCGGAGGAGGCGACGACGCCCCTGCGCCAGCTCTACTTCGCGGCGCAGACCATGCTGATCACCCCGGCCCAGGCCGGCCCGGCCCGGTCGCTCTATGCCCTGATCGAGGAGGGCATCCTCGCCGTGACGACCGAGCCCGCGATTCGGGAGGGGCTGGCGGCGGCGCAGGCCCTCGTCGAGGCGGGCCGGGCCTTCGAGGCGCTGAAGCTCATCCGCGGCCTCTACGCGACGGAGGCCACCTTGCTCGGCCCGTTGGCTCCCCTTCCCGAGGTGCCGCCCGCCGCCCTCGTGCCATCCGCCCGCTCCGGCCAACGCCGCCGGCCGCGGCCCCGGCCGGCCCTTTCCTCCGACAAGGCCTGA
- the fliI gene encoding flagellar protein export ATPase FliI, whose protein sequence is MSLNAIECLERAMEAGRRDLPLVRVAGPVREVTASAARVAGVSAFVRLGDRMGFSADGRTQVGEVVRIDAAGATVKPFESRIEAGIGSLAHRIGPAQLRPDPRWKGRVIDALGRPVDGLGPLAEGPASVPLDADPPAAMTRARVKTPLPTGVRAIDLFTPLCAGQRIGIFAGSGVGKSTLLAMLAGAQGFDSVVVALVGERGREVREFLEGPIAAARDRAVIVVSTGDESPMMRRQAPKVALAVAESFRDRGESVLLIVDSVTRYAHAARDVALAAGEPAVARGYPPSVFSDLPRLLERAGPGAEGTGTITGIFSVLVDGDDHNDPVADSIRGTLDGHVVLDRAIAEQGRYPAIELLGSISRLAGEVWTGDQRELVRKLKSMMARFEETRDLRLMGGYRAGSDPDLDQAVSLVPRIYEALRQEPGQPPSRDAFLELAQSLRG, encoded by the coding sequence ATGAGCCTCAACGCGATCGAGTGCCTGGAACGGGCGATGGAGGCCGGGCGCCGCGACCTGCCGCTGGTGCGGGTCGCCGGCCCCGTGCGCGAGGTGACCGCCAGCGCGGCACGGGTCGCGGGCGTGTCCGCCTTCGTGCGGCTCGGCGACCGCATGGGTTTTTCCGCCGACGGCCGCACGCAGGTCGGCGAGGTGGTCCGCATCGATGCGGCCGGCGCCACGGTGAAGCCGTTCGAGAGCCGGATCGAGGCCGGCATCGGCAGCCTCGCCCACCGCATCGGCCCGGCGCAGCTGCGCCCGGACCCGCGCTGGAAGGGTCGGGTGATCGACGCGCTCGGCCGCCCCGTCGATGGGCTCGGCCCCCTGGCCGAGGGGCCCGCCAGCGTTCCGCTGGATGCCGACCCGCCGGCCGCGATGACCCGCGCGCGGGTGAAGACGCCGCTGCCCACGGGGGTGCGGGCGATCGACCTGTTCACGCCGCTCTGCGCCGGACAGCGCATCGGCATCTTCGCCGGCTCCGGCGTCGGCAAATCGACCCTGCTGGCGATGCTGGCCGGCGCCCAGGGCTTCGACAGCGTGGTGGTCGCGCTGGTGGGCGAGCGCGGACGCGAGGTGCGCGAGTTTCTCGAAGGCCCCATCGCCGCCGCCCGCGACCGCGCCGTGATCGTGGTCTCGACCGGCGACGAGAGCCCGATGATGCGCCGGCAAGCGCCGAAGGTGGCGCTGGCGGTGGCCGAGTCCTTCCGCGACCGCGGCGAGTCGGTGCTGCTCATCGTCGATTCCGTGACCCGCTACGCCCACGCCGCCCGCGACGTGGCGCTGGCGGCCGGCGAGCCCGCGGTGGCCCGCGGCTACCCGCCGAGCGTCTTTTCGGACTTGCCGCGGCTGTTGGAGCGCGCCGGCCCCGGCGCGGAGGGCACCGGCACGATCACCGGGATCTTCTCGGTGCTGGTCGATGGCGACGACCACAACGACCCGGTCGCCGACTCGATCCGCGGCACCCTCGACGGCCACGTGGTGCTCGACCGCGCCATCGCCGAGCAGGGCCGCTACCCGGCGATCGAGCTGCTCGGCTCGATCTCGCGCCTGGCGGGCGAGGTCTGGACCGGAGACCAGCGCGAGCTGGTGCGCAAACTCAAGAGCATGATGGCCCGCTTCGAGGAGACACGGGATCTGCGCCTGATGGGCGGCTATCGCGCCGGCAGCGATCCCGACCTCGACCAAGCCGTGAGCCTCGTGCCGCGGATCTACGAGGCCTTGCGCCAGGAGCCGGGCCAGCCGCCGAGCCGCGACGCCTTCCTCGAACTCGCCCAATCCCTGCGGGGATGA
- a CDS encoding DUF1217 domain-containing protein: MTDTLTSYRLIAKDLPASLSRKAAEPTVARETAYYEAHIGGVKSVDDLLGDQRLYAYAMKAYGLEEMTYAKAFMRKVLEEGAASAASFANRLADDRYTAFAKAFSFGQGVTATGADPARFGEQPRAASLSAPKLLADTYDFSGRAEASFLVESRLDATTTQSVTIRLNAQTLAGRVDNPAKVTPSEIAAAVAAQIEASALKGKVQAGLAADGSLFFETTALTDLGADGAYGGTGRDADTLVNAGGPNRTLTIRNAPLSADRTAVDVGFGTDLGPDTMAQTVTQAYLRQSLESEAGDADTGVRLALYFARKASTLTSAYDILGDAALSQVANTVIGLPATSGAATSEALAKRAQLIAAKIDIASFRDPAKLDAFVRRFAAIWDAQNNTASAPILALFTGTGSLDAETLQSVQTTRIGA, from the coding sequence GTGACCGACACCCTCACCAGCTACCGGCTGATCGCCAAGGATCTCCCCGCCTCCCTCTCCCGGAAGGCGGCCGAGCCGACGGTTGCCCGGGAGACCGCCTATTACGAGGCGCATATCGGCGGGGTGAAATCGGTCGACGATCTGCTCGGCGACCAGCGTCTCTACGCCTACGCCATGAAGGCCTACGGCCTGGAGGAGATGACCTACGCCAAGGCGTTCATGCGCAAGGTGCTGGAGGAAGGCGCTGCCAGCGCGGCGAGCTTCGCCAACCGCTTGGCGGACGACCGCTACACCGCCTTTGCCAAGGCGTTCAGCTTCGGCCAGGGCGTCACCGCCACGGGTGCCGACCCCGCGCGCTTCGGTGAGCAGCCCCGCGCCGCCTCGCTCAGCGCGCCGAAGCTCCTGGCCGATACCTACGATTTCAGCGGCCGGGCCGAGGCGAGCTTCCTCGTGGAGTCCCGGCTCGACGCCACGACGACGCAATCGGTCACGATCCGGCTCAACGCGCAAACCCTGGCCGGTCGCGTGGACAATCCCGCGAAGGTGACGCCGTCGGAGATCGCCGCAGCGGTGGCGGCGCAGATCGAGGCATCCGCCCTCAAGGGCAAGGTCCAGGCGGGGCTTGCCGCCGACGGGAGCCTGTTCTTCGAGACCACCGCACTGACCGATCTCGGCGCCGACGGCGCTTACGGCGGCACGGGCCGGGACGCCGACACGCTGGTGAACGCGGGCGGGCCGAACCGCACCCTGACGATCCGGAATGCCCCGCTCTCCGCCGATCGGACCGCCGTCGATGTCGGCTTCGGCACGGATCTGGGGCCCGACACGATGGCGCAGACCGTGACCCAGGCCTATCTGCGCCAGTCGCTGGAGAGCGAGGCGGGCGACGCCGATACGGGCGTGCGCCTCGCGCTCTACTTCGCCCGCAAGGCATCGACGCTCACGAGCGCCTACGACATTCTCGGCGACGCGGCGCTGAGCCAAGTGGCCAACACCGTGATCGGCCTGCCGGCGACGAGCGGCGCGGCCACGAGCGAGGCCCTGGCCAAGCGGGCCCAACTGATCGCCGCCAAGATCGACATCGCGAGCTTCCGGGACCCTGCCAAGCTCGACGCCTTCGTGCGGCGCTTCGCGGCGATCTGGGACGCGCAGAACAACACCGCCAGCGCACCCATCCTCGCTCTGTTCACCGGCACGGGCAGCCTCGACGCCGAAACGCTCCAGAGCGTGCAGACGACGCGGATCGGAGCTTAA
- the fliQ gene encoding flagellar biosynthesis protein FliQ, which translates to MNEVDALELVRSAIWTVLVAAGPSVGAAMLVGIAVALLQALTQIQEVTLTFVPKIVAILLVMLVTGTFVGAQIYAFAEMTYGRIATGF; encoded by the coding sequence ATGAACGAGGTCGACGCCCTCGAACTCGTCCGCTCCGCGATCTGGACGGTGCTGGTCGCCGCCGGGCCCTCCGTCGGCGCGGCGATGCTGGTCGGCATCGCGGTCGCCCTGCTTCAGGCGCTGACGCAGATCCAGGAGGTGACGCTCACCTTCGTCCCGAAGATCGTCGCGATCCTGCTGGTGATGCTGGTGACCGGCACCTTCGTCGGCGCGCAGATCTACGCGTTTGCCGAGATGACCTACGGCCGGATCGCGACCGGGTTCTGA
- the flgK gene encoding flagellar hook-associated protein FlgK, with protein MGLTLALNTARASLLANSNQIAVSARNVAGANDPGYSRKIATLVAGSAGGATVTITRAGDPALYARTLNASSDAARGDALLTGLTKLAQTVGDTEDPTAPAARLTTFQAALQAAANQPDNAQLARDAVESAKALAGSLSQAADAVHAVRAEADAGIAASVSRINDLLVRFDAANRAVTKTTALGGDATDALDDRDRILTALSQEIGVHAVAREGGDMALYTDGGVTLFERGPRAVTFSATSVFAAGTVGGGVRIDGVPVTGAASPMPLHSGRIAGLVALRDGAAVQYEAQLDALAGGLIDAFAESDAVGINSGPRAGLFTAGGSGILPTAAGRTGLAASISVNAAVDPARGGSVALLRSGGINGSDYADPAAGGDAAYAGRLRGLLTALSAAQPVDPALGLGTSAGLPDLAAASAGWLEAQRKDASTDASYQKTLLTRANEALSNVAGVNGDDETALALQLERSYSASAKLISVVNDLLKTLLDAVR; from the coding sequence ATGGGTCTCACCCTCGCGCTCAACACCGCGCGCGCCTCGCTGCTCGCGAACTCGAACCAGATCGCCGTCTCCGCGCGCAACGTCGCGGGCGCGAACGATCCGGGCTATTCGCGCAAGATCGCGACGCTGGTCGCCGGCAGCGCGGGCGGCGCCACGGTGACGATCACCCGTGCGGGCGACCCGGCGCTCTATGCCCGCACGCTGAATGCCTCGTCGGACGCCGCCCGCGGCGACGCCCTTCTCACCGGGCTGACGAAGCTCGCGCAGACCGTCGGCGACACCGAGGACCCGACCGCGCCGGCCGCGCGCCTCACGACCTTCCAAGCCGCGCTCCAGGCCGCCGCCAACCAGCCCGACAACGCGCAGCTCGCCCGTGACGCGGTCGAGTCGGCCAAGGCTCTGGCGGGAAGCCTGAGCCAGGCGGCGGACGCGGTCCACGCCGTGCGGGCGGAGGCCGATGCCGGAATCGCCGCTTCGGTGAGCCGCATCAACGACCTTCTCGTCCGGTTCGACGCCGCCAACCGCGCCGTGACCAAGACCACGGCCCTCGGCGGCGATGCCACCGACGCGCTGGACGACCGCGACCGCATCCTGACCGCGCTGTCGCAGGAGATCGGCGTCCACGCGGTCGCCCGCGAGGGCGGCGACATGGCGCTCTACACCGATGGCGGCGTGACCCTGTTCGAGCGCGGCCCCCGCGCGGTCACGTTCTCGGCCACATCCGTCTTCGCCGCAGGCACCGTCGGCGGCGGCGTGAGGATCGACGGCGTGCCGGTGACCGGGGCCGCCTCGCCGATGCCGCTCCATTCCGGGCGGATCGCCGGGCTCGTGGCCCTGCGCGACGGTGCGGCGGTCCAGTACGAGGCGCAGCTCGACGCCCTCGCCGGCGGGTTGATCGACGCGTTCGCCGAGAGCGATGCCGTCGGCATCAACAGCGGTCCGCGGGCCGGCCTGTTCACCGCGGGCGGCAGCGGGATCCTGCCCACGGCCGCCGGGCGCACCGGCCTCGCGGCCTCGATTTCGGTCAACGCGGCGGTCGACCCGGCCCGAGGCGGCTCCGTCGCCCTGCTGCGCAGCGGCGGCATCAACGGCAGCGACTATGCCGACCCTGCGGCGGGCGGCGACGCGGCCTATGCGGGTCGCCTTCGCGGCCTTCTCACGGCGCTGTCGGCGGCCCAGCCCGTCGATCCGGCCCTCGGCCTCGGCACCTCCGCCGGCCTGCCCGACCTCGCCGCGGCCTCCGCGGGTTGGCTCGAAGCGCAGCGCAAGGACGCGTCGACCGACGCCTCCTACCAGAAGACCCTGCTGACGCGCGCCAACGAGGCGCTCTCGAACGTCGCGGGCGTGAACGGCGACGACGAGACCGCCCTCGCCCTGCAGCTGGAGCGCTCCTACAGCGCCTCGGCCAAGCTCATCTCGGTCGTCAACGACCTCCTCAAGACCCTCCTCGACGCGGTGCGGTGA
- the flgD gene encoding flagellar hook assembly protein FlgD: MDVSSTGTNTGTTSTTTAAAAKAATSVASKMNADTFLTLLMAQLQNQDPTKPMDSTEYVSQLATFSQVEQATKTNQKLDSLLTSSFLNQADAIIGRSLTSADGLTSGTVQSVRVTGDGVMAKLTDGREMLLASGISIS, encoded by the coding sequence ATGGACGTCAGCAGCACCGGCACGAATACCGGCACCACCAGCACGACCACCGCCGCGGCGGCGAAGGCGGCGACCTCGGTCGCCTCCAAGATGAACGCCGACACCTTCCTGACGCTGCTGATGGCCCAGCTTCAGAATCAGGATCCGACGAAGCCGATGGACTCGACGGAATATGTCAGCCAGCTCGCCACGTTCTCGCAGGTCGAGCAGGCCACCAAGACCAACCAGAAGCTCGACTCGCTGCTCACGTCGAGCTTCCTGAATCAGGCCGACGCGATCATCGGGCGGAGCCTTACTTCGGCGGACGGCCTGACGTCCGGCACGGTGCAGTCGGTGCGGGTCACCGGCGACGGCGTGATGGCCAAGCTCACCGACGGCCGCGAGATGCTGCTCGCCTCCGGCATCTCGATCAGCTAG
- a CDS encoding flagellar hook-associated family protein, with product MMTTGFISSLNLWNAPRTGVSRLQSELATATREIATGRLADVGATLGGGVAGAFGLRRQSAVLASLTQSNTAATSRLAATQGALNAIRSSADATLNELTALPADQRAKTLVDSARGRLAALAGALNTSTGGQFVFAGTNSGAAPLASYEGSPTSPAKTAVDNLFTGFFGFAPGSAAASTITPNQLQGFIDGPLAGQFTEVNWNQTWSSASSRPLDSQISLTETVTTSVSANAEPFRKLGMAYVIASGLGLSGLSQEAQNVATGKVMDLLGQVSGSLTTMQADLGRAQNQITEANARMSKQTALLTGQIRDLESVDPAEAKSRVDAITTQMQMSYGLTAQLRSLSLINFIS from the coding sequence ATGATGACGACCGGCTTCATCTCAAGCCTCAACCTCTGGAATGCGCCGCGCACCGGCGTCTCGCGGCTCCAGAGCGAACTCGCGACCGCGACCAGGGAGATCGCCACCGGCCGCTTGGCCGATGTCGGCGCGACCCTCGGCGGGGGTGTCGCCGGGGCCTTCGGCCTGCGGCGGCAGAGCGCCGTGCTCGCCTCGCTGACCCAGAGCAACACCGCGGCCACGTCCCGGCTCGCGGCGACGCAAGGCGCGCTCAACGCGATTCGCTCGTCCGCCGACGCGACGCTCAACGAACTCACCGCGCTCCCCGCCGATCAGCGGGCGAAGACGCTCGTGGATTCCGCGCGCGGCCGCCTCGCGGCGCTGGCGGGCGCGCTCAACACCAGCACGGGCGGTCAGTTCGTGTTTGCCGGCACGAACAGTGGGGCGGCACCGCTGGCCTCCTACGAGGGCAGCCCGACCTCCCCCGCCAAGACGGCAGTCGATAACCTCTTCACGGGCTTCTTCGGCTTCGCGCCCGGCTCGGCGGCGGCGTCCACCATCACCCCGAACCAACTCCAGGGCTTCATCGATGGGCCGCTCGCCGGCCAGTTCACCGAGGTGAACTGGAATCAGACGTGGTCGAGCGCCTCGAGCCGCCCCCTCGACAGCCAGATCTCGCTCACCGAGACCGTCACCACCTCGGTGAGCGCCAACGCCGAGCCGTTCCGCAAGCTCGGCATGGCCTACGTCATCGCCTCGGGGCTCGGCCTGTCCGGCCTCTCGCAGGAGGCGCAGAACGTGGCCACCGGCAAGGTCATGGACCTCCTCGGCCAAGTCAGCGGAAGCCTCACGACGATGCAGGCGGATCTCGGCCGCGCCCAGAACCAGATCACGGAGGCGAACGCGCGCATGTCCAAGCAGACCGCGCTGCTGACCGGACAGATCCGGGATCTGGAGAGTGTCGATCCGGCCGAAGCCAAGAGCCGGGTCGATGCCATCACGACCCAGATGCAGATGTCCTACGGGCTGACCGCGCAGTTGCGCAGCCTCAGCCTGATCAACTTCATCTCCTGA
- the flaF gene encoding flagellar biosynthesis regulator FlaF produces MYRLSYAEIMEDAPDLGRERERDAFDRALSQLRTAEARGAAAGPARSAAVGSIQDLWNVLIADLLDPENALPESLRADLVAIGLWNMREAGEVLSAPDRSLAALIEVNTSIRDGLQ; encoded by the coding sequence ATGTACCGCCTGTCCTATGCCGAGATCATGGAAGACGCGCCCGACCTCGGTCGCGAGCGCGAGCGCGACGCCTTCGACCGGGCGCTCAGCCAGCTCCGCACGGCCGAAGCACGGGGCGCCGCAGCGGGCCCGGCGCGCAGCGCCGCGGTCGGCTCGATCCAGGATCTCTGGAACGTGCTGATCGCCGACCTGCTCGACCCCGAGAACGCGCTGCCCGAAAGCCTGCGCGCCGACCTCGTCGCCATCGGCCTGTGGAACATGCGCGAGGCCGGCGAGGTGCTGAGCGCACCCGACCGCAGCCTCGCGGCCTTGATCGAGGTCAACACCTCGATCCGCGACGGATTGCAGTAG